Proteins encoded within one genomic window of Dyadobacter chenhuakuii:
- a CDS encoding RagB/SusD family nutrient uptake outer membrane protein, which yields MKNNISKKGGLALLLVIMLVGYSCKESFLTIPATGQLDEGQLSTKKGIEGVLVSVYGQLNGRANRMASASNWVWGSIRGGDANKGTDPGDFSDINPIQRFEYQTTQGVILDKWKGNYEGVARANLVIKLLGVAQEDVTEADKKRIGGEARFLRSHYYFELKRGFNNVPFVDETKDYGTGIESVPNTVEIWPLIEADMKFAYENLPETQGAAGRANKWAAAAYLAKIYMYQKKFTEAKALYDLIIANGKTTNGKKYALVPKFQDAFKAANDNNSESVFAIQAAANTGSVNNANPEFDLNWPYNTGPNGPGNCCSFFQPSFELGNSFRTDASGLPYLDGSYNTAGKELKTDMGLKSSDAFTPDAGPVDPRLDHSIGRRGLPFLDWIDHPGNDWIRNQPNAGPYTPKKYAYYKSDIGSLQDNSSWTPGYTAINVNIIRYADVLLMAAEAEIEVGSLEKAREYVNLVRTRAANPESFVKRANGAVAANYVINTYKAPFASKDAARTAVRFERKLELSGEGHRFFDLVRWEIADSAINAYLTYEGKKLSGALGGTKFTSKKNEFLPVPQEQIDLLGKDVLVQNPGY from the coding sequence ATGAAAAACAATATTTCAAAAAAAGGTGGACTGGCACTTTTATTAGTGATCATGCTGGTCGGATACTCCTGTAAAGAAAGTTTCCTGACAATTCCGGCAACAGGACAGCTGGATGAAGGGCAGCTTTCAACCAAAAAGGGGATTGAGGGTGTGCTTGTATCGGTATATGGACAGCTTAACGGACGTGCAAACCGTATGGCCAGCGCCAGTAACTGGGTGTGGGGCAGTATTCGCGGAGGTGATGCCAACAAAGGAACTGACCCTGGGGATTTCAGTGATATCAACCCAATCCAACGCTTTGAGTATCAGACTACACAAGGTGTAATTTTGGATAAATGGAAAGGAAACTACGAAGGTGTAGCCCGTGCAAACTTGGTTATCAAGCTGCTGGGTGTTGCACAGGAGGATGTTACAGAAGCCGATAAGAAAAGAATCGGTGGTGAAGCCCGCTTCCTGAGAAGCCACTACTATTTCGAGCTGAAAAGAGGATTCAACAATGTTCCTTTTGTAGATGAAACAAAGGACTACGGAACAGGCATTGAATCAGTTCCTAACACAGTAGAGATCTGGCCATTGATCGAAGCAGATATGAAATTTGCTTATGAAAACCTGCCGGAAACACAAGGTGCAGCTGGTCGCGCTAACAAATGGGCGGCTGCGGCTTATCTTGCGAAAATCTACATGTATCAGAAGAAGTTTACCGAAGCAAAGGCGCTTTATGACCTGATCATTGCCAACGGTAAAACAACCAATGGTAAAAAATACGCTTTGGTACCAAAATTCCAGGACGCATTCAAAGCAGCTAATGACAACAATTCTGAGTCGGTTTTCGCGATCCAGGCTGCTGCCAACACAGGAAGTGTAAACAATGCAAACCCGGAATTTGACCTTAACTGGCCTTACAACACAGGTCCTAACGGTCCGGGTAACTGCTGTTCTTTCTTCCAGCCAAGCTTTGAGCTGGGTAACTCTTTCCGTACAGATGCAAGCGGACTTCCTTATCTGGACGGTTCTTACAACACGGCAGGCAAAGAGCTGAAAACAGATATGGGTTTGAAATCGTCTGACGCTTTCACGCCGGATGCAGGTCCTGTTGACCCACGTCTGGACCACTCTATCGGCCGTCGCGGTCTTCCTTTCCTTGACTGGATCGATCACCCGGGTAATGACTGGATCCGTAACCAGCCAAATGCAGGTCCTTATACGCCTAAAAAATATGCGTATTACAAATCTGACATCGGTTCTTTGCAGGATAACAGCTCATGGACACCAGGTTACACAGCGATCAACGTCAACATTATCCGTTATGCCGACGTCCTTTTGATGGCAGCAGAAGCTGAGATCGAAGTGGGATCATTGGAAAAAGCGAGAGAATATGTGAACCTTGTCCGTACACGTGCTGCTAACCCAGAAAGTTTTGTAAAACGTGCCAATGGCGCAGTTGCTGCTAACTACGTGATCAATACTTACAAAGCGCCTTTCGCAAGCAAAGATGCAGCCCGCACAGCAGTTCGTTTCGAAAGAAAACTTGAACTTTCCGGCGAAGGCCACCGCTTCTTCGACCTTGTACGTTGGGAAATCGCTGATTCAGCAATCAATGCTTACCTTACTTACGAAGGCAAAAAGTTGAGCGGCGCACTGGGCGGAACGAAATTTACATCGAAGAAAAATGAATTCCTGCCAGTTCCTCAGGAGCAGATTGACTTGCTTGGTAAAGACGTTCTGGTGCAGAATCCAGGTTATTAA
- a CDS encoding Hsp20/alpha crystallin family protein, translated as MCNNRFGHRGQGMRHEYSGKQFGGSHNYRVPVNIVKNDTNYELMVFAPDRAKEDFKISIKGHELTVAYTSNHEREDNRNWIRHEFSKTSFERSFVIDETVDSDNIVAEYNNGILHLNLPIIPGSEKPAQEISIS; from the coding sequence ATGTGCAATAACAGATTTGGACACCGTGGGCAGGGAATGCGCCATGAATATTCAGGAAAACAATTTGGCGGCAGCCATAACTATCGCGTGCCGGTTAACATCGTAAAAAACGATACGAACTATGAACTGATGGTGTTTGCACCGGACAGGGCGAAGGAGGATTTTAAGATCAGCATCAAAGGGCACGAGTTGACCGTTGCCTATACATCAAACCACGAAAGAGAGGACAACCGGAACTGGATCCGCCATGAATTCAGCAAAACTTCTTTCGAGCGGTCGTTTGTGATTGATGAAACAGTAGATTCAGACAACATTGTGGCTGAGTACAACAATGGAATTCTCCATTTGAACCTGCCGATCATTCCCGGATCGGAGAAACCGGCACAGGAAATTAGCATCAGCTAA
- a CDS encoding FG-GAP-like repeat-containing protein: MKSILPPKHFLILLVVAALLASCNKKQKTFTLLDSDETGIQFSNRIAENDTMNILSFEYVYNGGGVALGDFNNDSLPDVYFTGNSVENKLYLNKGDFKFEDVTRKAGVEAKNKWSTGVALIDINADNLLDIYVCASVRKVAKERENLLYVNQGLDKDGTPVFKEMGREYGVADTTHTTNAAFLDYDNDGDLDLFLLVNEMDDNTFPNKYHKKIVDGSSKRTDRLYRNDWDEKLKHPVFTNVSKEAGILIEGYGLGVNVTDINQDGYKDIYVTNDYLTNDLLYINNGNGTFTDKAASSFKHTSHSAMGNDVADINNDGLVDLVAVDMMPATNRRKKMMTPANSYVTYQNNELFGYQYQVARNTLQLNLGSVDGKSKSPVFSEIGLLSGVAETDWSWTPMVTDFDNDGMRDMIITNGFPKDITDLDFIAYRNEVSSVMEPMMMLDYIPTIKIANFAFKNKGNLGFQDVSEQWGLETESFSNGAAYADLDNDGDLDFVVNNINDSAFVYRNNSIQTKPEESNYLRIAFKGARYNKAGIGAIAEIMYADTVRQISENSPYRGYLSTIEPYVHFGLGTTRKVDHVKVTWPGGKSQIMKDVKANQVLTFSEADAKNIIESHQNENSETSLFTDITSKINLPYRHQETDVIDFNIQKLLPHKMSQFGPALAAGDVNGDGLDDIFIGGPMNFKGRFLLQQTNGKFQVTDLLPGLEGVTKDTEDMGVLLFDADNDKDLDLCVVSGSYEIRAGTPGLKTLLYTNDGKGKFSLDTAALPQFLVNGSCIKAVDYDKDGDLDLFIGGRVESGAYPKPVSSHILRNDSQSSTVKFSDATKAVIPDLVNIGLVCDALWTDYDNDGWVDLVVAGEWMPVTFFKNNKGKFAKAASGLEDKKGWWGSLTAGDFDNDGDMDYIAGNLGTNSLARASEKQPVSMYAKDFNNDGYFDAIPTVYYRADDKTYKEFPYNTRDDMGKQIIQVRQRFQEYNKFAQVSLPDILKPEELKDALHVSATWMKSSYIENLGNGKFAVRELPVQAQVAPIFGMIADDFDQDGNLDVLLTGNDYGSEVSVGRYDAFYGLVLKGDGKGNFKPLNLAQGGYAAMGNAKGLVKLASSGNNWIAATSQNKDSLCFHQLRKETKKHTLMPNETTVLLKLKGGKTRREELGYGSSFLSQSSHTLFLPAYAEQATAIDSKGNKRTLK, encoded by the coding sequence ATGAAGTCCATTTTACCCCCAAAACATTTCTTAATTCTACTTGTAGTTGCTGCACTGCTTGCATCATGCAATAAGAAACAGAAAACATTTACCCTGCTTGACAGCGATGAAACGGGCATTCAGTTTTCCAATCGGATTGCGGAAAACGATACGATGAACATTCTTTCGTTCGAATATGTGTACAATGGCGGGGGCGTAGCTTTGGGCGACTTTAACAATGACAGCCTCCCGGATGTGTATTTTACCGGAAACTCGGTTGAAAACAAATTGTATCTGAACAAAGGTGATTTCAAGTTTGAGGACGTCACCCGGAAGGCGGGAGTGGAAGCTAAGAACAAATGGTCCACAGGCGTGGCATTGATCGATATCAATGCAGACAACCTGCTGGATATTTATGTTTGTGCGTCAGTAAGGAAGGTCGCAAAGGAGCGCGAAAATTTGCTTTATGTAAACCAGGGGCTGGATAAGGATGGCACGCCGGTTTTCAAAGAGATGGGCAGGGAATATGGAGTTGCCGACACTACACACACCACCAACGCTGCTTTTCTGGACTACGACAATGATGGCGATCTGGATCTCTTTCTGCTCGTTAACGAGATGGACGACAACACTTTTCCCAACAAATATCACAAAAAGATCGTCGACGGGTCATCAAAAAGAACTGACCGGTTATATCGCAATGATTGGGACGAAAAATTAAAACATCCCGTATTTACCAATGTGTCAAAAGAGGCGGGGATCCTCATAGAAGGTTACGGTTTGGGTGTGAATGTGACGGATATAAATCAGGATGGTTACAAGGATATCTATGTTACGAACGACTATCTGACCAATGACCTGCTTTACATTAATAATGGTAACGGAACATTCACAGACAAAGCAGCATCCTCATTCAAGCACACTTCTCATTCAGCGATGGGCAATGATGTGGCTGACATTAACAATGACGGTTTGGTAGATCTGGTCGCCGTGGACATGATGCCAGCCACCAACCGCAGGAAGAAAATGATGACGCCCGCGAACAGCTATGTCACTTACCAGAACAATGAGCTTTTTGGTTACCAGTACCAGGTGGCAAGAAACACATTGCAGCTTAATTTGGGATCGGTGGATGGCAAAAGCAAAAGTCCCGTTTTCAGCGAAATAGGTTTGCTGAGCGGCGTGGCTGAAACGGATTGGAGCTGGACGCCCATGGTTACGGACTTCGATAACGACGGCATGCGGGACATGATCATTACCAATGGTTTTCCCAAAGACATTACCGACCTCGACTTCATCGCTTACCGGAACGAAGTGTCGAGCGTGATGGAGCCTATGATGATGCTGGATTACATTCCGACTATCAAGATTGCCAATTTTGCATTTAAAAATAAAGGAAACCTCGGTTTCCAGGATGTCTCAGAGCAATGGGGCCTCGAAACAGAAAGCTTCTCCAATGGTGCCGCCTATGCCGATCTTGATAATGACGGTGACCTAGATTTCGTGGTAAACAACATCAATGATTCCGCATTTGTTTACCGGAACAACAGCATTCAGACTAAGCCCGAAGAGAGCAATTACTTACGGATTGCATTCAAAGGAGCGCGTTATAACAAAGCAGGAATCGGCGCGATTGCAGAGATTATGTATGCAGATACGGTGCGCCAGATTTCTGAGAATTCACCTTACCGCGGTTACTTGTCAACAATTGAGCCATATGTACATTTTGGCCTTGGTACAACCAGAAAGGTAGACCACGTAAAAGTGACCTGGCCAGGTGGTAAGTCACAGATCATGAAGGATGTAAAAGCGAATCAGGTGCTTACATTCAGTGAAGCCGATGCGAAGAATATCATCGAATCACATCAGAACGAAAACTCTGAAACCTCGCTTTTTACAGACATTACATCCAAGATAAACCTTCCATACAGGCACCAGGAAACCGATGTTATTGATTTTAATATACAAAAACTGCTTCCGCACAAAATGTCACAATTCGGCCCGGCTTTGGCTGCTGGTGATGTGAATGGGGATGGTTTGGACGATATATTTATTGGCGGTCCGATGAACTTCAAGGGCCGCTTCCTGTTGCAGCAAACAAATGGAAAATTCCAGGTTACGGATCTACTTCCCGGCCTGGAAGGTGTAACGAAAGACACAGAAGACATGGGCGTTCTGCTTTTTGACGCGGATAATGATAAAGATCTCGACCTGTGCGTGGTTAGCGGAAGCTATGAAATACGGGCAGGCACGCCGGGCCTTAAAACGCTGCTTTATACCAATGATGGCAAAGGCAAATTCAGCCTTGATACAGCCGCTCTGCCGCAGTTCCTCGTGAATGGTTCTTGCATAAAGGCAGTCGATTATGACAAAGATGGCGACCTGGACCTTTTTATCGGCGGCCGCGTGGAGTCTGGGGCATATCCAAAGCCCGTTTCAAGTCACATTCTGCGCAATGATTCACAAAGCAGCACCGTGAAATTTTCGGATGCAACCAAGGCTGTCATTCCGGATCTTGTCAACATTGGTTTGGTATGCGACGCATTATGGACTGATTATGACAATGATGGCTGGGTGGACCTGGTCGTTGCGGGAGAATGGATGCCGGTAACTTTCTTTAAAAATAACAAAGGCAAATTTGCAAAAGCCGCATCCGGACTGGAAGACAAGAAAGGCTGGTGGGGAAGCCTTACGGCAGGAGATTTTGATAACGACGGTGATATGGATTACATCGCCGGGAATTTAGGGACCAATTCACTGGCGCGTGCTTCCGAGAAACAACCGGTGAGCATGTATGCGAAAGATTTCAACAATGACGGCTATTTTGATGCCATACCAACCGTTTACTATCGCGCAGACGACAAGACTTACAAAGAGTTTCCCTATAATACGAGGGATGATATGGGCAAGCAGATCATTCAGGTGCGCCAGCGTTTTCAGGAATACAACAAGTTTGCCCAGGTAAGCCTGCCCGACATATTAAAACCCGAAGAGCTTAAAGACGCCCTGCATGTGAGCGCCACGTGGATGAAAAGCAGTTATATAGAAAATCTTGGAAATGGTAAATTCGCAGTCCGCGAGCTCCCAGTCCAGGCACAGGTCGCACCGATTTTCGGCATGATCGCCGATGATTTTGATCAGGACGGAAACCTGGATGTGCTGCTTACCGGCAATGATTACGGGTCGGAAGTTTCGGTAGGGCGGTACGACGCGTTTTACGGGTTGGTCCTGAAAGGGGATGGGAAGGGCAATTTCAAGCCATTGAACCTGGCGCAAGGCGGTTATGCTGCCATGGGCAATGCAAAAGGGTTAGTGAAATTAGCATCCTCAGGCAATAACTGGATCGCAGCCACCTCACAAAACAAAGATTCGTTGTGTTTCCACCAGCTACGCAAAGAGACTAAAAAGCACACGCTTATGCCGAATGAAACGACGGTGCTATTGAAACTAAAAGGCGGAAAAACCAGGAGAGAGGAGCTGGGATACGGTTCATCATTCCTGTCGCAATCCTCGCATACTTTATTCTTACCCGCCTACGCCGAGCAAGCAACCGCCATCGACTCCAAAGGAAATAAGCGGACATTGAAATAA
- a CDS encoding SusC/RagA family TonB-linked outer membrane protein — MKRIYKISGRGIFFSFMLSFAAIVAFAQERKVTGKITDLAGTGIPGATVVVKGTQSGTNTNTDGDFSINVGNNTTLVISFVGYKTKEVSVGNQSVINIQMDDDISALEEVIVTGYTIDSRRETTGAVSTVKSKDLTATPSGNVEQQLQGRVAGVTVITNGQPGTTSQIRVRGFGAFGGNEPLYVVDGVPTGSTDFLNPDDIETTTVLKDAAAASIYGARAANGVIVYTTKKGTKKAKKLSITYDGLFGVTTPGKGQTMLTPQEQADWTWQAIRNDAFQGDSLPKFTNVASGQYGSGDKPVLPDYINVGGKTGVIGEVDLAAEKLKYNVDPNRGSIYQVVKANKQGTDWYDAITRNAPLQRHSLGFSGGGDNNRFYAGFSVQDQKGIMINNGFKRYAFRVNTEFDVLKNLRIGQNAQFTYLQVLGQDGGSGGQGVAANENDILFAFRMPSIIPVYDEFGGYAGTSSKGFNNPQNPVARRDGLKNNAGFAGNGFGNFYIELDVVPGLTLRSSVGAQYSNYANRGFSRLQYENSENNSAFGYNEGSGHRFSWTLTNTANFKKTFGLHNLDVIIGQEALNTGVGKNQNSSGLNPFSTDINYINMNNVGSKQVFSDYYKGVNFYSLFARANYTFNDRYILTGVVRRDGSSRFGENNRYGVFPAFSAAWRISSENFMKSVPFVTELKLRGGYGLMGNSNNVDPNNQYSLFGASLGQSSYDLNGTNSSALEGYYRTRIGNKSAKWETSITKNIGIDGTFLKGKLDVIIDLWQKDTKDLLFQVPITATAGYDAAAPSVNVGKMSNKGIDLQIINRGRITNDLGYEVNFTAGILKNKIESLAPGINYLTVNPDFRGIKPIRNQIGYAISSFYGYKVMGLFKDKAEVDGAPAQDGKGPGRFRYEDINNDGVINADDRTYLGSPVPKFTGGINLKLTYKGFDVETYMYTSVGNKIFNLSKWFTDFYPSFTGAAVSDRVKGSWLPNATNTDTPIFESTSNFSTNTQSNSFYVEDGTFFRMQNITLGYTLPGNILSKLRMSKLRVFASTNNLFTLTKYKGLDPGVGGNADTNFGIDVGNYPITRSYTLGINLGF; from the coding sequence ATGAAAAGAATCTACAAGATCTCCGGCAGGGGCATCTTCTTCTCCTTCATGCTAAGTTTCGCAGCAATTGTTGCATTCGCACAAGAACGTAAGGTAACAGGAAAGATCACCGACCTCGCCGGAACAGGCATCCCAGGGGCCACGGTTGTCGTGAAAGGAACCCAATCAGGAACGAACACCAACACGGATGGTGACTTTTCTATCAACGTTGGTAACAACACCACATTAGTCATCAGCTTTGTGGGTTACAAGACGAAAGAGGTGAGTGTGGGAAATCAAAGTGTCATCAACATTCAGATGGACGATGATATTTCGGCACTAGAGGAGGTTATCGTAACGGGTTACACCATCGATAGCAGAAGAGAAACAACAGGTGCGGTTTCAACAGTTAAGTCAAAAGATTTAACAGCAACCCCATCTGGTAACGTTGAACAGCAATTACAAGGCCGCGTTGCGGGTGTGACTGTCATTACAAACGGTCAGCCGGGAACAACCAGCCAGATCCGCGTAAGGGGTTTTGGTGCTTTCGGTGGTAACGAGCCATTGTACGTTGTGGACGGGGTGCCAACAGGATCAACCGATTTTCTTAACCCTGATGACATTGAAACAACGACTGTACTGAAAGATGCAGCGGCTGCTTCTATTTACGGAGCACGTGCAGCGAACGGTGTAATCGTTTACACAACCAAAAAGGGAACTAAGAAAGCTAAGAAACTGAGCATTACATATGATGGACTTTTCGGGGTAACTACTCCTGGAAAAGGACAGACTATGCTTACGCCACAGGAGCAGGCAGACTGGACATGGCAGGCGATCAGAAATGACGCATTCCAGGGTGACTCACTTCCTAAATTTACAAACGTTGCCAGCGGTCAATATGGCTCAGGCGATAAGCCGGTTTTGCCAGACTACATTAACGTAGGCGGAAAAACAGGTGTAATTGGTGAAGTGGATCTCGCAGCTGAAAAGTTGAAATACAATGTGGATCCAAACCGTGGTTCTATCTATCAGGTGGTTAAAGCTAACAAGCAAGGAACAGACTGGTATGATGCGATCACAAGAAACGCACCTTTGCAGAGACATTCACTTGGATTTTCAGGTGGTGGCGACAACAACCGTTTCTATGCTGGTTTCAGCGTTCAGGATCAGAAAGGGATCATGATTAACAATGGTTTCAAGCGTTATGCTTTCCGTGTTAATACTGAATTTGATGTGCTTAAAAACCTGAGAATCGGTCAGAATGCACAGTTTACTTACCTGCAAGTATTAGGTCAGGATGGTGGATCGGGCGGACAAGGTGTTGCAGCGAATGAAAATGACATTCTTTTTGCATTCCGTATGCCTTCGATCATTCCGGTTTACGATGAGTTTGGCGGATATGCAGGAACATCTTCAAAAGGTTTCAACAACCCGCAAAACCCGGTTGCACGCAGGGATGGTCTTAAAAACAATGCAGGTTTCGCCGGTAACGGTTTTGGTAACTTCTACATTGAACTGGATGTAGTTCCTGGTTTGACATTGCGTTCAAGCGTTGGGGCTCAATATTCCAATTATGCCAACAGAGGTTTCAGCAGATTACAATATGAAAACTCTGAAAACAACTCTGCATTCGGTTACAATGAAGGTTCGGGACACCGTTTCAGCTGGACATTGACAAACACGGCCAACTTCAAGAAAACTTTCGGATTGCATAATCTGGACGTGATCATTGGTCAGGAAGCATTGAACACAGGCGTGGGGAAAAATCAGAATTCATCTGGTCTGAATCCATTCTCGACGGATATCAACTACATTAACATGAATAACGTTGGTTCCAAGCAAGTTTTCAGTGATTACTATAAAGGAGTTAACTTCTACTCACTGTTTGCCCGTGCCAACTACACATTCAATGACCGGTATATCCTGACAGGGGTTGTTCGTCGCGATGGTTCTTCCCGTTTCGGAGAAAACAACCGTTATGGTGTGTTCCCTGCGTTTTCGGCAGCATGGAGAATTTCTTCGGAAAACTTCATGAAAAGCGTTCCTTTTGTTACAGAGCTTAAACTTAGAGGAGGTTACGGTTTGATGGGTAACTCTAACAACGTGGATCCAAACAACCAGTACAGCTTATTCGGTGCAAGCCTTGGCCAGTCATCTTATGACTTGAACGGAACCAATTCAAGCGCATTAGAAGGTTATTACAGAACGCGGATTGGTAACAAAAGCGCGAAATGGGAAACCAGTATCACTAAAAACATTGGTATCGACGGAACATTCCTGAAAGGCAAGCTGGATGTGATCATTGACTTGTGGCAGAAAGATACCAAGGACCTTTTGTTCCAGGTTCCGATCACTGCAACAGCTGGTTACGATGCTGCTGCGCCTTCTGTTAACGTTGGTAAAATGTCAAACAAAGGAATTGACTTGCAGATCATTAACCGTGGCCGTATAACTAACGACCTTGGTTATGAAGTGAATTTCACTGCCGGTATTCTTAAAAACAAGATCGAATCGCTTGCGCCAGGTATCAATTACCTGACAGTTAACCCTGATTTCCGTGGTATCAAGCCAATCAGAAACCAGATCGGTTATGCAATCTCTTCTTTCTACGGATACAAAGTGATGGGTCTTTTCAAAGACAAAGCAGAAGTTGACGGCGCACCAGCTCAGGATGGCAAAGGCCCTGGCCGTTTCCGTTATGAGGATATCAACAATGACGGTGTGATCAATGCGGATGACAGAACTTACCTGGGAAGCCCGGTTCCTAAGTTCACAGGCGGTATCAACCTGAAATTGACTTACAAAGGATTTGACGTTGAAACTTACATGTATACTTCTGTTGGTAACAAAATCTTCAACCTTTCTAAATGGTTTACAGATTTCTACCCATCATTTACAGGAGCGGCAGTTAGTGACCGCGTAAAAGGTTCATGGTTACCAAATGCTACGAACACAGATACGCCGATCTTTGAAAGCACTTCCAATTTCAGTACAAACACGCAGTCAAACTCATTCTATGTTGAGGACGGAACATTCTTCCGTATGCAGAATATCACACTTGGCTACACATTGCCAGGCAACATATTGAGCAAACTTCGCATGTCTAAATTGCGCGTATTCGCTTCAACGAACAACTTGTTCACGCTGACGAAATACAAAGGACTTGATCCGGGTGTTGGTGGAAATGCTGATACAAACTTCGGTATCGACGTAGGTAACTATCCGATCACAAGAAGCTACACATTGGGTATCAATTTAGGTTTCTAA